From the Aquirufa lenticrescens genome, the window TATATGAACCGAATCGCGATGAATTATTTACGGCGGTAAAGGGCCACGGAGCGCATTTGAATGGCAAACCCATCCAAGTTTCCCCTGAAAATTCGCTTGCTAAGTCCTTACTGGCTACCGGATTTCCCTATTATGATTTCTCATACCAAGACCGCTATTTAGATTTATTGAAGGAACTAATGCGTTCCTCGCACGGTTTAAGACGCATGGGTGCGGCGGCCATTGATTTAGCGTATACGGCTTGTGGGCGTTTTGAAGGTTTTTTTGAGGCTAATTTGAAGCCCTGGGATGTCGCTGCAGGTAAAATTATTATCGAAGAAGCAGGAGGAATGGTGACCAATTTTTCGGGTGGCCAAGACGTTATTTTTACGGGTGAAATTATAGGTGCAGGTCCCATATTCTCGGAATTTTTAGGAACTTTGCAGTCTAAGTGGTTTGATTAATATGGAAAACGGGATCATCTTTTTGGTATTTGCTGCGGCGCTCGTTTATTTAGTTCGCCTAGTATACAATCAGTTTTGGGGTAAGAATGCAGGAAACTGTGCCAAAGGCTGTGGAACTTGCGCGGCTTCTTCCACCATCGATAAAATGAACAGTGAAAGAAGCTAATTCCGGTAAAACATTCGATTTTCAGATCATTAAACGGTTATACGGCTTTATTCAGCCCTACCGTTTT encodes:
- a CDS encoding inositol monophosphatase family protein, with amino-acid sequence MKALTDVLVESSQLVRETGRWILQQSSQFTSSDIIYKGTNDLVSFVDQQAEAKLKQGLSAIFPEADFIAEETSSNYEEVGDGYYWVIDPLDGTTNFLHKLPVFAVSVGLILNKQPILGLIYEPNRDELFTAVKGHGAHLNGKPIQVSPENSLAKSLLATGFPYYDFSYQDRYLDLLKELMRSSHGLRRMGAAAIDLAYTACGRFEGFFEANLKPWDVAAGKIIIEEAGGMVTNFSGGQDVIFTGEIIGAGPIFSEFLGTLQSKWFD
- a CDS encoding FeoB-associated Cys-rich membrane protein yields the protein MENGIIFLVFAAALVYLVRLVYNQFWGKNAGNCAKGCGTCAASSTIDKMNSERS